The genomic interval GCTGCCTGAAGGCGTTAATCTTGGCAGCCTGAAAGATCTGAACGGCAAGAAGGTCGGTGTTGCCGCCGCCGGTTCCGGCACCCAGGTTTCTGTGAAGATGATCCTTGAGCACTATGGTATCGATGCCGATCAACACGAGTTGAATCTGGGACAGAGCACCCAGCGTCTCGCCGATGGTCAGCTTGACGCCTTCTTCTATGCTGGCGGCACGCCTTTCGCGTCCCTCATTCAGTTGGGTTCGACCAAGGGCTTCAACCTCTACAAGTTCTCGGATGCAGAGCGTAAGGCGATCAACAAGATTATTCCTTACTATGTTGAATCCAACATTCCGGCCGGTGTTTACGAGAACATCACCACAGATACCCCGACCATTGCGGTTAATGGCCAGTTGGTTACCAGCATCGATCAGCCAACTGATCTGGTCTATGCCATCACCAAGGCGCTATGGAGCAAGAAGACCCGTGGTCTTCTGGACAAGGGCCATGCCAAGGGCAAGGCCATCATGCTGGAAACAGCGCTCAAGGGCGTCTTGATCCCGCTGCATCCTGGTGCCGAGCAGTACTACAAAGAAATAGGCATGATTAAATAATCGCCTAAACGCATTGGCGGAAGCGGGCGCAAGCGGCGTCCGTTTCCGACCAAGTGTTATTTTAAATTTTATCAAATGTTTTCGTTTTAAGGATTTGGGGTCAGAACATGGCTGAATATGATGTCAAGAAAGCTGAAGAACTGGAAGAAAAGTACGATTCCGGTCTTCATACCCGTGCCCTTGGCCCTTGGGTTTTTCAGTTTACATTAGTTTTTTCAGTTCTTTTCGCGATCTACCACTATGTCACCGCCGGTATCGGTGCGCCCGTCGATTACTGGCATATGGGGTTTCATATGTCGGGCGTTATTATTCTGATCTTTATCGGCTTTCCGGCGATCAAGGGTGACCGCGCCTGGGAATTGCACCCCAATACCTGGTGGCGCTACGCGAACGTACCTCTTTGGGACTGGGTGCTGATTTGCGCCGGTGTCGCCTCGTCGCTGTACATCGGCGTCACCTGGTACGAAATTGATTTTGAACTTTTTGGCCAGCGTTTCTTTTTGCCCGAACAGGTTATTCGCCAGGGGGATCCGTACCCCATCGACGTTGTCTTCGGCACCGTCCTGATTTTGGTGCTGCTGGAAGCCGTGCGCCGCACCCTTGGGATCGTGGTTCCAATCATCATCCTGCTTTTTACGGTTTTCGCCATTTTCGGCAAATATATGCCGTTGGATATACTCAAGCATCCGGGCATCAGCTGGGCTCAGTACATCAACAACATGTACTTCCCCGCTGAAGGTATTTACGGCGTTACCCTGTGGATCGTCTCCACCGTGGTGTTCCATTTTGTCCTGTTCGGGGTGTTGGCGCAACGCATGGGCCTTGGTCAGTTTTTCGTCGATATGGCGACGATAATCGCCGGTCGCTACACCGGCGGCTTGGCAAAAGTCAGCGTCGTTTCATCAGCATTTTTCGGCACCATTTCAGGTTCTTCGATCGCCAATGTAGTTTCGACTG from Rhodospirillaceae bacterium carries:
- a CDS encoding TAXI family TRAP transporter solute-binding subunit, which gives rise to MKFKGKLLAAAIAGLTLAGGLAQAQEMKFWRIGTGGAGGTYFPIGGLIANAISSPPGSRSCDKGGTCGVPGLVAIAVSTNASVANMNAIHAGQLDAGLAGAQSVTQGYNGTGKFVGNKKDKVRVIANLYPEDMHLVLPEGVNLGSLKDLNGKKVGVAAAGSGTQVSVKMILEHYGIDADQHELNLGQSTQRLADGQLDAFFYAGGTPFASLIQLGSTKGFNLYKFSDAERKAINKIIPYYVESNIPAGVYENITTDTPTIAVNGQLVTSIDQPTDLVYAITKALWSKKTRGLLDKGHAKGKAIMLETALKGVLIPLHPGAEQYYKEIGMIK